A single Oryctolagus cuniculus chromosome 18, mOryCun1.1, whole genome shotgun sequence DNA region contains:
- the CEBPG gene encoding CCAAT/enhancer-binding protein gamma, producing the protein MSKISQQNSAPGVNGISVIHTQAHASGVQQVPQLVPAGPGGGGKAVPPSKQSKKSSPMDRNSDEYRQRRERNNMAVKKSRLKSKQKAQDTLQRVNQLKEENERLEAKIKLLTKELSVLKDLFLEHAHNLADNVQPISTESTTTNSDNAGQ; encoded by the coding sequence ATGAGCAAGATTTCGCAGCAGAACAGTGCTCCGGGAGTGAACGGAATAAGTGTTatccacacacaggcacatgccaGCGGTGTGCAGCAGGTTCCTCAGCTGgtgcctgctggccctgggggaggaggcaagGCTGTGCCTCCCAGCAAGCAGAGCAAAAAGAGCTCACCCATGGATCGAAATAGTGACGAGTATCGTCAGCGCAGAGAGAGGAATAACATGGCTGTGAAAAAGAGCCGCTTGAAAAGCAAGCAGAAGGCACAAGACACACTGCAGCGAGTGAATCAGCTCAAAGAGGAGAATGAACGATTGGAAGCAAAAATTAAATTGCTGACTAAGGAATTAAGTGTACTCAAAGATTTGTTCCTTGAGCATGCGCACAACCTTGCAGACAACGTGCAGCCCATTAGCACTGAAAGCACAACAACGAATTCTGACAACGCAGGACAGTAG